The following proteins come from a genomic window of Solwaraspora sp. WMMA2065:
- a CDS encoding glycosyltransferase has product MNKFLYRRGGAEGYLIDLADLQRAAGDEVAYFGMTHPDNDGPLPYARHFPPHVELEPAPRGLRPRLAAAGRMIWSPASRRGLTRVIEDFGPDVIHLHNIYHQLSPSVLAAARDAGVPCVLTMHDYKLACPSYQMLDRGKICAACVDGGPLHAARRRCKDGSASASTLLAVESWIHRQSRAYGSVGVFVSPSRFLADVMRRAGVYPDRLRVINHFVDAAAVAVKDSPGGGVVFAGRISVEKGVDTLVEAVARLPRQVPVHVAGDGPALPAVRALADRVAPGRVRFHGRLDKSRLHDLIRSSAAVAVPSRWHENQPMAVLEAFACGVPVVGTDLGGLPELISPGLDGETVPADDPVALGDALSRLVADPDRAYAMGRAARDKIDRDFAPDLHLNRLRDAYLAAALTAPAGTRR; this is encoded by the coding sequence GTGAACAAGTTTCTGTACCGTCGCGGTGGCGCCGAGGGGTATCTGATCGACCTCGCCGATCTGCAGCGCGCGGCCGGGGACGAGGTGGCGTACTTCGGGATGACCCACCCGGACAACGACGGGCCGTTGCCGTACGCCCGGCACTTCCCGCCGCACGTCGAGCTGGAGCCGGCGCCGCGCGGACTGCGCCCCCGGCTGGCCGCCGCCGGTCGGATGATCTGGTCGCCGGCGAGCCGCCGCGGCCTGACCCGGGTGATCGAGGACTTCGGGCCGGACGTGATCCACCTGCACAACATCTACCACCAGCTGTCTCCGTCGGTGCTCGCTGCCGCCCGCGACGCCGGGGTGCCGTGCGTGCTGACCATGCACGACTACAAGCTCGCCTGCCCCAGCTACCAGATGCTGGACCGGGGGAAGATCTGTGCGGCGTGCGTCGATGGAGGTCCGCTACACGCCGCGCGGCGCAGGTGCAAGGACGGATCGGCATCCGCCAGTACGCTACTCGCTGTGGAGTCGTGGATACACAGACAGTCACGGGCCTATGGTTCGGTGGGGGTGTTCGTCAGTCCCAGCCGGTTTCTCGCCGACGTGATGCGCCGGGCCGGCGTCTACCCGGACCGGCTACGGGTGATCAACCACTTCGTCGACGCGGCCGCCGTGGCGGTCAAGGACTCGCCGGGCGGGGGAGTGGTCTTCGCCGGCCGGATCTCCGTCGAGAAGGGAGTGGACACGCTGGTCGAGGCGGTCGCCCGACTGCCCCGGCAGGTGCCCGTCCACGTGGCCGGCGACGGCCCCGCCCTGCCTGCGGTCCGTGCCCTCGCCGACCGGGTGGCACCCGGTCGGGTGCGGTTCCACGGCCGGCTGGACAAGTCCCGGCTGCACGACCTGATCAGGTCCTCAGCGGCGGTCGCGGTGCCGTCCCGGTGGCATGAGAACCAGCCAATGGCGGTGCTCGAGGCGTTCGCGTGCGGCGTGCCGGTGGTCGGCACCGACCTCGGTGGGCTGCCGGAGCTGATCAGTCCCGGTCTCGACGGGGAGACCGTCCCGGCCGACGACCCGGTGGCGCTCGGCGACGCGCTGAGCAGGCTGGTCGCCGACCCCGACCGGGCGTACGCGATGGGCCGGGCCGCCCGGGACAAGATCGACCGTGACTTCGCGCCCGACCTGCACCTGAACCGGCTCCGCGACGCCTACCTGGCTGCGGCGTTGACCGCCCCGGCGGGAACCCGACGATGA